Proteins encoded within one genomic window of Corvus hawaiiensis isolate bCorHaw1 chromosome 9, bCorHaw1.pri.cur, whole genome shotgun sequence:
- the RGS2 gene encoding regulator of G-protein signaling 2, with the protein MQSALLLAVRHGGRMERGRRRSEPEEADKGRMKRTIIKDWKTRLSYFLQNSANSNKRKSKKAGKHRNYFRPSPEEAQLWSEAFDELLANKYGLAAFRAFLKSEFCEENIEFWLACEDFKKTKSPQKLTSKAKKIYNDFIEKEAPKEINIDFQTKNMIAQNIQDATHTCFSAAQKRVYSLMENNSYPRFLESEFYQELCKKTPISRAAQGT; encoded by the exons ATGCAGAGCGCGCTGCTGCTGGCGGTGCGGCACGGCGGGCGCATggagcggggccgccgccgcagcGAGCCGGAGGAGGCCGACAAGGGCAGGATGAAGAGAACGAT CATTAAAGATTGGAAAACAAGACTGAGCTACTTCCTGCAGAACTCTGCCAATTCTAATAAAAGGAAATCTAAGAAGGCAGGGAAACACCGCAACTACTTCAG ACCTTCCCCtgaagaagcccagctgtggtCAGAAGCCTTTGACGAACTTCTTGCTAACAAAT atGGTCTTGCTGCTTTCCGAGCTTTTTTGAAGTCTGAGTTTTGTGAAGAGAACATCGAGTTCTGGTTGGCCTGTGAGGACTTCAAGAAAACGAAGTCACCCCAGAAGCTGACATcgaaagcaaagaaaatctaCAATGACTTCATTGAAAAGGAGGCTCCCAAAGAG ATAAACATAGACTTCCAGACCAAGAACATGATCGCACAGAACATTCAGGACGCCACCCATACCTGCTTCAGTGCAGCGCAGAAGAGAGTTTACAGCTTAATGGAGAATAACTCCTACCCACGCTTTTTGGAATCTGAGTTCTACCAGGAACTGTGCAAGAAGACACCCAtcagcagagcagcccagggcacaTGA